Proteins encoded together in one Thermoplasma sp. Kam2015 window:
- a CDS encoding site-2 protease family protein — translation MKLKMAVTPERIQQIVGRYYGVKRIREEEGEFEVEVEDIDFYPEDYFSMLVSDLRKMGYVAFTRTKNEIIIIEEPERSRRSLLKILMAIATVITLFYVGYSYVSSYFSSSPLMSVLETLIYFVIPVFIILGSREFGRYLGMKRNSMQYSFPIFVPDPIGMGTMGSINAPNVAYPSKRAMVESSLLSVVFGFLASLIFVIIGGYLSLMLRIPVSGVRSPILQIGSPLIFQAAMRSFVPSDGVLFPTAYAGWVGIIVSAFNAMPIGFLDGGLISSAMLGKYSQYVAYVAIVAIIGLSILYPSWLILLVFVLIIGIRGPEPLNNVGRASGYVKILALSIGIIILIGLVPIPFHTLPPQFSVSYGQTQFVVYSVSANISTNVSCFLNVSNHGTSPITPGFSISPAIPISVKSSSRSVSPSASQMFNVTIYFTKSSPGFYSYVLSVFTSTASELVNIHIYFIELTENFTMKSNNPLVENATVNDTKRIPLTSDTSSTLMLNVYAFGSSGMDYHVVVQNAVIAEGENFPFMLDGGASFLILVNSTIPQTVYVIVYDQQYQGDVAVINFVNTTSMVHR, via the coding sequence ATGAAGTTAAAAATGGCTGTGACACCGGAACGGATTCAGCAGATTGTTGGACGATACTACGGCGTTAAGAGAATAAGGGAAGAGGAAGGAGAATTTGAAGTAGAGGTTGAGGATATAGATTTCTATCCTGAGGATTACTTTTCGATGCTAGTTTCGGATCTCAGGAAGATGGGATATGTTGCTTTCACAAGGACGAAAAATGAGATTATAATCATAGAGGAACCAGAGAGATCAAGAAGATCACTGCTGAAGATCCTGATGGCCATAGCCACCGTGATCACACTCTTCTATGTTGGTTATTCTTATGTTTCATCGTATTTTTCATCTTCGCCTCTGATGTCGGTTCTTGAAACCCTGATCTACTTCGTGATCCCAGTTTTCATTATACTTGGATCAAGAGAATTCGGGCGGTATCTTGGAATGAAAAGGAACAGCATGCAGTATTCATTCCCAATATTTGTTCCAGATCCGATCGGAATGGGTACGATGGGATCAATAAATGCCCCGAATGTGGCCTATCCAAGTAAGAGGGCCATGGTTGAATCATCTCTATTATCAGTTGTATTTGGTTTTCTGGCATCTCTGATCTTTGTTATAATCGGTGGATACCTATCGCTCATGCTGCGAATTCCTGTCTCTGGCGTCAGATCGCCCATACTTCAGATTGGAAGTCCACTTATATTTCAGGCGGCCATGCGCAGCTTTGTCCCATCTGATGGTGTTCTCTTTCCTACGGCGTATGCGGGATGGGTGGGTATAATAGTGTCAGCCTTCAACGCCATGCCCATTGGATTCCTCGATGGAGGTCTCATATCATCAGCCATGCTGGGAAAGTATTCGCAGTATGTTGCGTACGTTGCCATAGTCGCAATAATAGGACTTTCCATACTCTATCCATCATGGCTGATCCTGTTAGTTTTTGTCCTCATAATCGGTATAAGGGGCCCAGAACCGCTCAACAATGTCGGCAGGGCGTCAGGATATGTGAAGATCCTGGCACTGTCCATCGGCATTATAATACTCATAGGGCTTGTACCGATCCCATTTCACACGCTACCCCCACAGTTTTCTGTCAGCTACGGTCAGACCCAGTTCGTGGTGTATTCCGTATCTGCAAATATTTCAACAAACGTTTCATGCTTTCTGAACGTCTCCAATCATGGAACGTCACCGATTACCCCTGGATTTTCCATATCGCCAGCGATCCCCATAAGCGTTAAGTCTTCATCACGATCGGTCTCTCCTTCCGCATCGCAGATGTTCAACGTTACAATATATTTCACAAAATCGTCTCCGGGATTTTACAGCTATGTGCTCTCAGTATTCACATCAACTGCTTCAGAGCTCGTTAATATACACATATATTTCATAGAGCTAACAGAAAATTTTACCATGAAGAGCAATAATCCGCTGGTAGAGAACGCAACGGTGAACGATACCAAGAGGATACCATTGACCAGCGATACAAGTTCAACGCTCATGCTGAATGTCTATGCCTTCGGATCATCAGGCATGGATTACCATGTGGTAGTGCAGAATGCTGTGATCGCAGAGGGCGAGAATTTTCCATTTATGCTCGATGGCGGGGCATCGTTCCTCATCCTGGTGAATTCGACCATACCACAGACCGTCTACGTGATCGTCTATGATCAGCAGTATCAGGGCGATGTTGCGGTTATCAATTTCGTTAATACGACCAGTATGGTACACAGATGA